In one Pseudarthrobacter oxydans genomic region, the following are encoded:
- a CDS encoding class II fumarate hydratase, with protein sequence MTSTEEFRIEHDTMGEVRVPVNALYRAQTQRAVENFPISGKTLERAHIEALARVKKAAAQANAELGVLDGELAKAIADAADEVAAGKYDGDFPIDVFQTGSGTSSNMNTNEVIAELASRALKAAGSDKVVHPNDHVNASQSSNDVFPTSVHVAATSALINDLIPALGYLAESLERKAVEFKDVVKSGRTHLMDATPVMLGQEFGGYAAQVRYGIERINASLPRVAEVPLGGTAVGTGINTPAGFPERVIELLATDTGLPLTEARDHFEAQANRDGLIEASSQLRNIAISFMKINNDLRWMGSGPNTGLGEIAIPDLQPGSSIMPGKVNPVICEASIMVAAQVIGNDTAIAWSGTNGAFELNVGIPVMASNLLESIRLLANTSRVMADKMIDGITANVERARFLAEASPSIVTPLNKYIGYENAAKIAKTAVAEGLTVRQATEKLGFVGDGEGKVSEADLDKALDVTTMTAPAHKA encoded by the coding sequence ATGACTTCCACTGAAGAGTTCCGCATTGAACATGACACGATGGGCGAAGTCCGCGTCCCCGTGAACGCACTGTACCGCGCGCAGACGCAGCGGGCAGTGGAGAACTTCCCCATTTCCGGCAAGACCCTGGAACGTGCGCACATTGAAGCACTGGCCCGGGTCAAGAAGGCTGCCGCCCAGGCCAACGCTGAACTGGGTGTGCTCGACGGCGAGCTGGCCAAGGCGATCGCAGATGCAGCCGATGAGGTGGCCGCCGGCAAGTATGACGGCGACTTCCCCATCGACGTCTTCCAGACGGGCTCCGGCACGTCCTCGAACATGAACACCAACGAGGTCATCGCCGAGCTCGCCTCGCGCGCCCTCAAGGCCGCCGGCAGTGACAAGGTTGTCCACCCGAACGACCACGTCAACGCCTCACAGTCCTCCAACGACGTCTTCCCCACATCGGTCCATGTCGCCGCCACCTCGGCCCTGATCAACGACCTCATTCCGGCCCTCGGCTACCTTGCCGAGTCCCTGGAGCGGAAGGCTGTCGAGTTCAAGGACGTCGTCAAGTCCGGCCGCACCCACCTGATGGACGCCACCCCGGTGATGCTCGGCCAGGAGTTCGGCGGCTACGCCGCGCAGGTCCGCTACGGCATCGAGCGGATCAACGCCTCGCTCCCCCGCGTCGCTGAGGTTCCGCTCGGCGGCACGGCCGTGGGCACCGGCATCAACACCCCGGCGGGCTTCCCGGAGCGCGTCATCGAACTGCTTGCAACCGACACGGGGCTTCCCCTGACGGAGGCCCGCGACCACTTCGAGGCCCAGGCCAACCGCGACGGCCTGATCGAGGCGTCCAGCCAGTTGCGCAACATCGCGATCTCGTTCATGAAGATCAACAACGATCTCCGCTGGATGGGCTCGGGCCCCAACACGGGCCTTGGCGAAATCGCCATCCCGGACCTGCAGCCGGGTTCCTCGATCATGCCGGGCAAGGTCAACCCGGTCATCTGCGAGGCATCCATCATGGTGGCGGCACAGGTCATCGGCAACGACACCGCCATCGCCTGGTCCGGCACCAACGGCGCGTTCGAGCTTAACGTCGGCATCCCGGTCATGGCGTCCAACCTGCTGGAATCCATCCGCCTGCTCGCCAACACCAGCCGCGTCATGGCGGACAAGATGATTGACGGCATCACCGCGAACGTGGAGCGCGCCCGCTTCCTGGCCGAGGCCTCACCGTCCATCGTGACCCCGCTGAACAAGTACATCGGCTACGAGAACGCGGCCAAGATCGCCAAGACGGCCGTGGCTGAGGGCCTTACCGTACGCCAGGCAACCGAGAAGCTGGGCTTCGTCGGGGACGGCGAGGGCAAGGTCTCCGAAGCCGATCTGGACAAGGCACTGGATGTCACCACCATGACGGCTCCGGCCCACAAGGCCTAG